In a single window of the Roseiconus lacunae genome:
- a CDS encoding efflux RND transporter permease subunit, with the protein MNLPQLAVRYRPIVFSATLLLMAWGVMTYFTIPRREDPEFTIRVCVISTSWPGAPAEKVEELITDKLEQQVISIEEVDHIRSTTLTGQSTVFVELDDRVPPDEIQSVWDKVRTRVESVRMPEDSIKPIVNDEFGDTAILVLAVHQTPVHGRDSVRPEDQYTLRELEEFAEDIQDDLRLLPGIAKVEMFGVRDEAIFIETDLANWAQLNLTTQQLEQLATDRNIIQPGGEIDTPAGHFSVKPAGEFNAINEINQIASVVKTDEGGNSVYLTDLGLSVRRAYEDPAKYYCRYGDPDRSTSAVTLGVTMKSGSNIIDICDSVKRRLQELTDVEKRLPPDIAVTPVSDQSENVSAKISEVVLNVIEAVLIVVVVVFLVVGMRTSFVMAANIPIVVLMSIGFISIFGVQLEQISLAALIISLGLLVDNAVQVCDQARTNQIAGMAPFPAAIEGANTLAIPMMVGTLTTMAAFVPMLIALEGGGKEYVYSLPVTVSTTLALSWLLAMSLCVILAGLFIRPPENDRPASPVVRLFWTFSERIPRLGRRQRWGKGSSDGGGERNLLFRVYERTGMVALRLKWGTLAATLGLFGFVMSLPVSSEFFPDANRDQFAVKVHLPETATIEQTNEVAKQVEEIIRRLSPVGADEPVYGGHHEKLRAMRTLVGGGGSRWHLAWSPEPPARNFAEILVRTTDGRYTAEYAHRLRMICEQGDPERQINPVVGARIVPVKLALGPPADPLVFRVIGSGFADPALLRQAADRLKRIVNQQPETWNVHDSWGVDGYQVLVNIQKDRATLSGVTNAQVAKTLNSYYSGLQLTTFREGDHQVPIYFKLRPDATRSISELQESFVEGDNGKIPLSSLAGFRFSWEPARIERRDMNRVIKVSAQMAPGVTGNDVVNRVLSLEAFRRLEASLPVGFKIETGGSYEESQEAGGQMMTSFAISFLLIVMCLIVQYNGWSKPLMILATLPLALAGAWLGLFLSGNSLGFMPQLGILALFGIVLNTAIIFIEFADILIAERVKSSDGTGVIAGIDRETFRRSLLDAGKQRMLPIFLTTATTVGGLIPLALSGGPLWAGLAWCMIAGLLLTTLLTLYLVPVLYAIIVETFGITPVPESVIVTAGDT; encoded by the coding sequence ATGAACCTCCCTCAGCTTGCCGTTCGTTACCGTCCGATTGTCTTCTCCGCCACACTATTGCTGATGGCTTGGGGCGTGATGACGTATTTCACGATTCCCAGACGCGAAGATCCCGAGTTTACGATCCGAGTGTGCGTGATTTCGACTTCATGGCCCGGTGCGCCGGCGGAAAAGGTCGAGGAACTGATCACCGACAAGCTCGAGCAGCAGGTCATCAGCATTGAAGAAGTTGACCACATTCGATCGACCACCCTGACCGGCCAATCGACGGTCTTTGTGGAACTCGATGATCGGGTACCTCCAGATGAAATCCAGTCCGTTTGGGACAAAGTTCGCACTCGTGTCGAATCCGTCCGAATGCCCGAAGATTCGATCAAACCGATCGTCAATGACGAATTCGGTGACACCGCGATCCTGGTCCTCGCCGTTCACCAGACCCCCGTTCACGGTCGCGACTCCGTACGCCCGGAAGACCAATACACTCTTCGCGAATTAGAAGAATTCGCCGAAGACATTCAAGACGACTTACGATTGCTTCCTGGGATCGCCAAAGTCGAGATGTTCGGCGTGCGCGACGAAGCCATCTTTATCGAAACCGATTTAGCCAATTGGGCGCAGCTGAACCTGACCACTCAGCAGCTCGAACAGCTTGCCACCGATCGCAACATCATTCAGCCCGGTGGTGAAATTGATACGCCAGCGGGCCACTTCTCCGTAAAACCGGCAGGTGAGTTCAACGCGATTAATGAGATCAATCAAATCGCCAGCGTCGTCAAGACGGACGAAGGTGGAAACAGCGTTTACCTAACTGACTTGGGGCTATCTGTCCGCCGCGCCTACGAAGATCCGGCAAAGTATTATTGTCGTTATGGGGATCCCGACCGGAGCACATCAGCGGTGACGCTGGGGGTGACCATGAAGTCGGGTTCCAACATCATCGATATCTGTGATTCCGTCAAACGGCGTCTCCAGGAACTGACCGATGTCGAAAAACGGCTCCCACCAGACATTGCGGTGACGCCGGTTAGTGATCAGTCGGAAAACGTCTCCGCCAAGATCAGCGAAGTCGTGCTCAACGTCATCGAAGCGGTTCTGATTGTTGTCGTCGTTGTCTTCCTTGTCGTCGGGATGCGGACCTCGTTTGTGATGGCTGCGAATATTCCGATCGTCGTGTTGATGTCGATCGGCTTCATTTCGATCTTCGGCGTCCAGCTCGAACAGATTTCTTTGGCCGCACTCATCATTTCACTGGGGCTACTGGTGGACAACGCGGTCCAGGTTTGCGACCAAGCTCGCACCAATCAAATCGCCGGGATGGCTCCGTTCCCGGCAGCCATCGAAGGAGCCAACACGCTTGCGATTCCCATGATGGTCGGAACGTTGACGACGATGGCGGCATTTGTTCCGATGCTGATCGCGCTCGAAGGCGGCGGTAAAGAATACGTCTACAGCCTACCCGTAACGGTCTCAACGACGCTGGCACTCAGTTGGCTGTTGGCGATGTCGCTGTGTGTAATCTTGGCGGGACTATTCATTCGGCCGCCCGAAAACGATCGACCGGCGTCTCCGGTCGTCAGACTGTTTTGGACATTTAGCGAGCGCATACCGCGTCTCGGTCGACGTCAGCGATGGGGGAAGGGATCGAGTGATGGCGGCGGTGAACGCAATCTGCTGTTCCGTGTTTACGAGCGTACGGGGATGGTCGCCCTGCGATTGAAATGGGGCACACTGGCAGCCACGCTCGGTCTATTCGGCTTCGTCATGTCGCTGCCGGTCAGCTCCGAATTCTTTCCCGATGCGAACCGGGATCAATTTGCGGTCAAAGTCCATTTGCCCGAAACGGCGACCATCGAACAAACCAATGAAGTCGCCAAACAGGTCGAAGAAATTATTCGCCGGCTTAGCCCGGTCGGTGCAGACGAACCGGTCTACGGCGGACATCATGAAAAACTTCGCGCGATGCGTACGCTTGTCGGTGGCGGTGGTTCACGTTGGCATCTGGCTTGGTCGCCCGAACCTCCGGCACGCAACTTTGCCGAAATCTTGGTCCGGACGACCGACGGCCGTTACACGGCGGAGTATGCACACCGGTTGCGGATGATTTGCGAACAAGGCGATCCAGAACGTCAGATCAATCCGGTCGTAGGTGCGAGAATCGTGCCGGTGAAACTCGCCCTCGGACCTCCCGCCGACCCGTTGGTCTTTCGTGTCATCGGAAGTGGCTTTGCCGATCCGGCGTTGCTGCGGCAAGCGGCCGACCGTTTGAAACGGATCGTCAATCAGCAGCCTGAAACTTGGAATGTGCACGACTCTTGGGGCGTCGATGGATATCAAGTGCTGGTCAACATCCAAAAAGATCGTGCTACCTTGTCCGGAGTCACAAACGCCCAAGTCGCCAAAACGCTGAACTCCTACTACTCCGGTTTACAGTTAACGACATTTCGCGAAGGCGATCACCAAGTCCCGATCTATTTCAAACTACGCCCCGACGCAACACGATCGATCAGTGAACTGCAAGAGTCCTTTGTCGAAGGCGACAACGGAAAAATCCCCTTGTCGTCACTGGCGGGCTTTCGCTTTTCGTGGGAGCCGGCTCGAATCGAACGTCGTGACATGAACCGCGTGATCAAAGTCTCGGCGCAAATGGCTCCGGGCGTGACCGGAAACGATGTGGTCAATCGCGTGTTGAGCCTTGAAGCTTTTCGGCGACTGGAGGCATCATTGCCGGTCGGTTTTAAGATTGAAACCGGGGGATCCTATGAAGAGAGTCAGGAGGCTGGCGGCCAAATGATGACGTCCTTTGCGATTTCGTTTCTACTGATCGTGATGTGCCTGATCGTTCAGTACAACGGATGGTCCAAGCCGTTGATGATCTTAGCGACCTTACCGCTCGCCCTGGCCGGTGCTTGGTTAGGCTTGTTCCTGTCCGGAAACTCTCTTGGTTTCATGCCCCAACTCGGAATTTTGGCCCTGTTTGGCATTGTACTTAACACGGCGATCATCTTTATCGAGTTTGCCGATATCCTGATTGCCGAAAGGGTGAAAAGTTCGGATGGAACCGGCGTGATCGCAGGCATCGACCGCGAGACGTTTCGCCGAAGCCTGCTGGATGCGGGGAAGCAGCGGATGCTGCCGATCTTTTTGACGACGGCGACGACAGTCGGAGGTTTAATTCCGTTGGCACTCAGTGGTGGACCGCTTTGGGCGGGACTCGCTTGGTGCATGATCGCGGGGCTGTTATTGACCACGCTGCTGACGCTCTATTTGGTTCCCGTCTTGTACGCCATCATCGTCGAGACCTTTGGTATCACTCCGGTGCCAGAATCAGTGATCGTCACCGCTGGTGACACCTAG
- a CDS encoding HlyD family efflux transporter periplasmic adaptor subunit — translation MTNSLAFMNQTGLRWAFVGILAFCGCSKSEPDLPPKSPRPVTAMEVTKFVPENSFTVSGSVTSWKTEQIGFEVRGRVMWVLEPGRNIEGRTVDVDGTIIQEGTPLAALDPEQYEVAVDSAQASLEAAQLDSQVIAERISESIPADIRSAEADLKLAKNEFDRIAQLRKSNAASISEYEDAANRIATEEARLDRLKASSSQAKVELKAAEARVKAAKQTLRNAQRDLENTVLYGSYPGQISEVDVVPGSVVSAGAPVLTLQMINPIKVEIEVSAEQSRSLERRRQLSVSFVMPDGEPAERNAMVYNVSPSADPSTRTFSVSLLIMNEQYRSPLSQIPGGEAYARTEDIWPMKLNKIIGAPENILLVEENSIDHDDSGDYVWVATNARFGERLQEVTKVRRHYITVLDAKIPFLGNWVFRPVIFNTVDSTDSPTVNQESLIIGELEFPAGDRNRWDGESVVVDGGPHWMLRPGDLANASLSDGKPKLGYYIPVEAIYQESGRTYVFVVEDGRAKKTEVRTELPDNLDTGSLVLIESTDQGDFPDGTQIVVGGVHFLMDGERVNVITSELPEETRSIEVAATDLAAGGTAKNDESEVPQ, via the coding sequence ATGACAAATTCGCTCGCGTTCATGAATCAAACCGGATTGCGATGGGCCTTTGTGGGCATCTTAGCGTTCTGTGGTTGCTCCAAAAGCGAACCGGATCTTCCGCCCAAATCGCCGCGTCCGGTGACAGCGATGGAAGTCACGAAGTTTGTCCCCGAAAACTCGTTCACCGTTTCTGGATCCGTTACTTCTTGGAAAACCGAGCAGATCGGATTCGAAGTCAGGGGACGAGTCATGTGGGTGCTCGAACCGGGAAGGAACATCGAAGGCCGAACGGTTGACGTCGATGGGACGATTATCCAGGAAGGCACCCCGTTGGCCGCCCTCGATCCTGAGCAATACGAGGTGGCCGTTGATTCTGCCCAAGCTTCGCTGGAAGCAGCTCAGTTGGATTCGCAAGTCATCGCCGAGCGAATTAGCGAATCCATCCCAGCGGATATTCGATCGGCCGAAGCGGATCTAAAACTTGCCAAGAACGAATTTGATCGTATCGCGCAGCTACGCAAGTCCAACGCTGCGTCGATCTCTGAATACGAAGATGCGGCGAACCGGATCGCGACAGAGGAAGCTCGGCTCGATCGACTCAAGGCATCGAGTAGCCAAGCGAAAGTCGAATTGAAAGCCGCCGAGGCTCGTGTCAAAGCAGCCAAGCAGACGCTACGTAACGCACAGCGAGACTTGGAAAACACCGTGCTCTATGGATCCTATCCCGGTCAGATCTCCGAAGTAGATGTGGTTCCCGGTAGCGTTGTTTCGGCGGGGGCTCCGGTGCTGACTTTGCAGATGATCAACCCCATTAAAGTGGAGATCGAGGTGTCAGCCGAGCAGTCGCGTTCACTGGAACGGCGACGGCAACTGAGTGTTTCATTTGTGATGCCCGACGGTGAACCGGCGGAACGAAACGCGATGGTCTACAACGTTTCCCCGAGTGCCGATCCTTCGACACGAACCTTCAGCGTGTCGCTATTGATTATGAATGAGCAATACCGTTCTCCCTTGTCCCAAATCCCCGGTGGCGAGGCCTACGCACGAACCGAAGACATTTGGCCGATGAAGCTTAACAAGATCATCGGCGCCCCCGAAAACATCTTGCTTGTCGAAGAAAACTCGATCGACCACGACGACAGCGGTGACTACGTTTGGGTTGCGACCAACGCCCGATTCGGTGAGCGGCTTCAAGAGGTCACCAAGGTTCGTAGGCACTACATCACCGTGCTAGATGCAAAGATTCCATTTCTCGGCAACTGGGTCTTTCGGCCGGTGATTTTCAACACGGTCGACTCGACTGATTCGCCCACCGTGAATCAGGAGTCATTAATCATTGGCGAATTGGAATTCCCCGCGGGCGATCGCAATCGATGGGATGGTGAGTCCGTGGTGGTCGACGGCGGTCCACACTGGATGCTACGTCCCGGTGACTTGGCAAACGCAAGCTTGTCCGATGGTAAGCCGAAACTGGGGTACTACATCCCGGTCGAAGCGATCTATCAAGAATCCGGTCGAACGTATGTGTTTGTTGTCGAGGATGGCCGGGCAAAGAAGACCGAGGTTCGAACCGAGCTTCCCGATAATCTTGACACCGGTTCGTTGGTACTGATCGAATCGACCGACCAAGGCGATTTTCCAGACGGAACCCAGATCGTAGTCGGCGGTGTCCATTTCTTGATGGATGGGGAACGCGTCAACGTGATCACGAGCGAACTGCCAGAGGAAACTCGTTCCATCGAAGTCGCCGCAACTGATCTTGCAGCGGGTGGAACGGCGAAGAATGACGAATCGGAGGTACCGCAATGA
- a CDS encoding TetR/AcrR family transcriptional regulator, producing MHRPFRLIRPGQMGIRVTHGGEPPGWMVMKYSERKRADILAAAVSEFRASGYDSTSMDRIAEAAGASKRTVYNHFGSKDQMFEAMVHEMMSRADQLMEFRYDSELPLARQLKSISEEILSVLTDEGYRDLARVVLSRLMIVPQYSRIISEHTEQINTMLADWLRAAHRDKRLKVPRPEVAADQLVGMLMGYGFWPALCGVEKTSLDVKQATFIKQTVSMFLQGYQAT from the coding sequence TTGCATCGCCCTTTTCGTTTGATTCGCCCTGGGCAGATGGGCATTCGTGTCACACATGGCGGCGAGCCGCCGGGTTGGATGGTGATGAAGTACTCCGAACGCAAGCGAGCAGACATCTTGGCTGCGGCGGTCTCTGAGTTTCGTGCGTCCGGTTACGACAGCACCAGCATGGACCGCATTGCCGAAGCCGCCGGCGCATCGAAGCGCACGGTCTACAACCACTTTGGCAGCAAGGACCAAATGTTCGAGGCGATGGTCCACGAGATGATGTCACGGGCGGATCAGCTAATGGAATTTCGTTATGACTCGGAATTGCCGCTCGCCCGGCAGTTGAAATCGATTTCAGAAGAGATCTTGAGTGTCCTGACGGACGAGGGGTACAGGGATCTCGCTCGTGTGGTGCTTTCACGATTGATGATCGTCCCCCAGTACAGTCGGATCATTTCTGAACACACCGAGCAGATAAATACCATGTTGGCCGATTGGCTACGGGCCGCACACCGCGACAAGCGTTTGAAGGTGCCCCGCCCCGAAGTCGCCGCAGATCAGTTGGTCGGGATGTTGATGGGATACGGGTTCTGGCCAGCCTTGTGCGGCGTCGAAAAAACATCGCTGGATGTCAAGCAAGCGACCTTCATCAAGCAAACGGTGTCCATGTTTTTGCAGGGGTATCAAGCGACGTAG
- a CDS encoding SDR family oxidoreductase, with protein MTFQIKDSVALVTGANRGIGKAILEALLANGAAKVYAAVRDVSSVEPLRQAHGDKVVALEIDLTRPETIAAAAGSASDVTLVVNNAGVLKAASALSDDAIESFQFEMNVNVYGLIRVAQAFAPVLKRNAAAGTGHAGAALVQLNSVASLTNFPDFATYSASKAASYSITQGLRAQLKPEGVDVVSVHPGPIDTDMATDAGLHEMAEPPSLVADAIVEALQNGQFHAFPDSMAVQIGQAYASFAENVIEAETEEAAAEA; from the coding sequence ATGACATTTCAAATCAAAGATTCAGTCGCATTGGTCACGGGTGCAAATCGCGGAATTGGCAAGGCAATTCTAGAAGCATTGCTCGCAAATGGGGCTGCCAAGGTATATGCCGCCGTCCGCGATGTTTCTTCGGTCGAGCCACTACGCCAGGCTCATGGCGACAAAGTGGTTGCCCTGGAGATCGATTTGACCCGCCCGGAAACCATCGCAGCGGCTGCGGGTTCGGCGTCCGACGTGACGCTGGTGGTCAACAACGCAGGGGTCTTGAAGGCCGCAAGTGCGCTTTCCGATGATGCGATCGAATCATTTCAGTTTGAAATGAATGTGAATGTCTACGGACTGATTCGTGTCGCGCAAGCGTTCGCCCCCGTACTTAAACGCAACGCCGCGGCCGGGACTGGTCACGCAGGTGCGGCGCTCGTTCAGCTCAATTCGGTGGCATCGCTAACCAACTTTCCCGACTTTGCCACGTACTCGGCATCGAAGGCAGCGTCTTATTCGATCACCCAAGGTCTCCGCGCTCAGCTCAAACCGGAAGGCGTTGACGTCGTTAGCGTTCACCCAGGGCCGATCGATACTGACATGGCAACCGACGCCGGGTTGCATGAGATGGCAGAACCGCCAAGCCTTGTTGCTGACGCGATCGTCGAGGCACTTCAGAACGGGCAATTTCACGCGTTCCCGGATTCGATGGCCGTGCAGATTGGTCAAGCGTACGCCTCGTTCGCTGAGAACGTGATCGAGGCTGAAACAGAAGAAGCCGCCGCAGAGGCGTAG
- a CDS encoding DUF255 domain-containing protein codes for MSHLVAHPKRSVIFSLAVAFVALAYNSPQGFGQQSTEQGHSHMHTNRLISETSPYLLQHAHNPVDWYPWGEEAFAKAKEENKPIFLSVGYSTCYWCHVMEKESFEDPDVAKVINEHFIAIKVDREERPDIDEQYMLATQLLTSRGGWPNSVWLTPDGDPWMAGTYFPKQRFIVVLEQLQNFWVNRRDDVNRQAESIVRATEQAGSPSVTETVELSLEMVEQATDEFLSQFDDVHGGFGGAPKFPPHGTLSFLMQRYRTTENPKILQAVTRTLDAMWLGGFHDHIGGGFHRYSTDRKWLLPHFEKMLYDNAQLMDAYAEAYALTQKPRYREAVADIYRWVNREMTSPEGGFYSAIDSGEVGKEGESLIWSTEQLEKPLNQEDADLFSEVYQFSNEGNFREEASGERIGKNIPYRVQSLDEIAQQYGEDPKDFRRRMHAIRDALLEERLHWPQPHKDDKILTSWNGLMIKSLAKAGRLLDEPAYLQSAKKAADFLVKAMMTDEGAMRSFRNGQAKQPGFLDDHVFLAAGLSELAKATGEDDYIFQAKRLIDHLRNEFEDAEEGGFFQTGKTHQELLVRSKFLGSGGNLPNANGIAAELMFELSEEFNDPALRRSAVKTLNAFAVAIDRQAHTNEDLLKAIETWVIPTLDAKPTADDRRLIVRGSPVTMEARVASSDQTESAQAKSNRLVVTVKIDPGFHLYGEAGDKRSSDAPVLVRPVRLTAKPGPAIRMQSIVMPAATKKNDPVLGRELAIYSGTLEIEIPFSIEPVAAGSAESIQLELQFQACDDMRCLQPQTLSGTLRIDIQ; via the coding sequence ATGTCTCATTTGGTTGCCCACCCAAAACGAAGCGTCATTTTCTCACTCGCGGTGGCGTTTGTCGCGTTGGCCTACAATTCACCACAAGGTTTCGGCCAACAGAGTACCGAACAAGGGCATTCGCACATGCACACGAATCGACTGATCAGCGAAACCAGTCCCTACCTGTTGCAGCACGCCCACAACCCGGTCGACTGGTATCCGTGGGGCGAAGAAGCATTCGCGAAAGCTAAAGAAGAGAACAAGCCGATCTTTCTATCGGTCGGATACTCCACGTGCTACTGGTGCCATGTGATGGAGAAAGAATCGTTCGAAGACCCGGATGTTGCCAAGGTCATTAACGAGCACTTCATCGCAATCAAGGTCGATCGCGAAGAGCGGCCGGATATCGACGAGCAATACATGTTGGCGACGCAACTGTTGACCAGTCGTGGTGGTTGGCCGAATTCCGTTTGGCTCACTCCCGACGGTGATCCGTGGATGGCCGGAACGTATTTTCCAAAGCAACGTTTCATCGTCGTTCTTGAACAGCTTCAGAACTTTTGGGTCAACCGTCGCGATGATGTGAATCGCCAAGCCGAATCGATTGTTCGTGCAACCGAACAAGCAGGCAGCCCAAGTGTCACGGAAACGGTTGAGCTGTCGCTGGAAATGGTCGAGCAGGCAACCGACGAGTTTCTCTCACAGTTTGACGACGTTCACGGTGGCTTCGGTGGTGCGCCAAAATTCCCGCCCCACGGCACACTATCGTTTCTGATGCAGCGATACCGCACGACAGAGAATCCCAAGATTCTTCAAGCGGTGACCAGAACGCTCGATGCGATGTGGTTGGGAGGATTTCATGATCACATTGGTGGCGGCTTTCATCGCTACTCGACGGATCGCAAGTGGTTGCTGCCCCACTTCGAGAAAATGCTTTACGACAACGCGCAGCTGATGGATGCTTATGCCGAAGCTTATGCACTGACTCAAAAGCCCCGATACCGAGAAGCGGTCGCGGACATCTATCGATGGGTGAACCGAGAAATGACTTCTCCGGAAGGCGGGTTTTATTCCGCCATCGATTCAGGCGAAGTCGGCAAGGAAGGCGAGTCGCTCATTTGGTCGACCGAACAACTGGAGAAACCTCTCAATCAAGAAGACGCAGATCTTTTTTCCGAAGTGTACCAATTCAGTAACGAAGGCAACTTTCGGGAGGAAGCGAGTGGCGAGCGCATTGGGAAGAACATTCCTTATCGGGTGCAGTCTCTCGATGAAATTGCACAACAATATGGTGAAGACCCCAAGGACTTTCGACGCCGTATGCATGCCATCCGAGATGCTCTCTTGGAAGAACGACTTCATTGGCCCCAGCCACACAAGGACGACAAAATCCTGACCAGTTGGAATGGGTTGATGATCAAATCCTTGGCCAAGGCGGGACGTTTGCTCGACGAGCCTGCCTATCTTCAGTCTGCTAAGAAAGCAGCTGACTTTTTAGTCAAAGCGATGATGACCGATGAAGGCGCAATGAGATCTTTTCGGAACGGTCAAGCGAAACAACCAGGCTTCCTCGATGATCATGTATTCTTAGCCGCAGGTCTGTCTGAGTTGGCTAAGGCAACTGGTGAAGATGACTATATATTTCAAGCAAAACGTTTGATCGATCACCTGCGAAACGAATTTGAAGATGCCGAAGAAGGTGGGTTCTTTCAAACCGGCAAGACACACCAAGAGCTACTCGTGCGATCGAAGTTCCTTGGTTCCGGCGGTAACTTACCCAATGCAAACGGGATCGCCGCGGAATTGATGTTCGAATTGTCAGAAGAATTCAATGATCCGGCGCTTCGTCGATCCGCGGTAAAAACATTGAACGCCTTCGCCGTCGCGATCGATCGGCAAGCTCATACGAACGAAGATCTATTGAAAGCGATCGAAACGTGGGTGATACCAACGCTTGACGCAAAGCCAACAGCCGACGATCGTCGACTGATCGTCCGCGGTAGTCCCGTCACGATGGAGGCGAGGGTCGCGTCATCCGATCAAACCGAATCAGCGCAAGCGAAGTCGAATCGTCTGGTGGTGACGGTGAAAATCGATCCCGGTTTTCACCTCTATGGTGAAGCCGGTGACAAACGCTCTAGCGATGCCCCCGTTTTGGTTCGTCCGGTCAGACTGACCGCAAAGCCTGGCCCGGCCATTCGAATGCAATCGATAGTGATGCCCGCCGCTACGAAAAAAAACGACCCTGTTTTAGGGAGGGAACTGGCAATCTACTCGGGGACGCTCGAAATCGAAATCCCATTCTCGATCGAACCGGTCGCGGCTGGTTCGGCAGAGTCGATTCAGTTGGAGTTGCAGTTTCAGGCCTGCGATGACATGCGGTGTCTTCAGCCGCAAACGCTTTCGGGGACTTTGCGGATTGATATTCAGTAA